GCCGAGCGCCTACGCCGACTTAGCGAACGGCAGCAGCAGGTCGGCCGCCTGCTGGGGCTGCGCCAGCGCCAACGAATGGCCGGCGTCCTAGCCGCCTGACCTGCGGAGACGCCTGCATGCGACTCCGGCGCCAGCGCGTCTACACCTTCAACGTCCTGACGGTTTTGGTGACGCGCTCGCCCCGGTTCTCCAGGAAAACGATCTCGCCGAACTCGAGGTGCGACCAGCCGTCGTCACTGTCCGTCAGGGGCTCGGAGGCGAAGATGGCGGCCGTCGCCTCCTCCTCGGAACGCACCTCGAAGTCGTACGACGTCTCGTCGTGCTGGAAGTTGCGACCCAGCTGCAGGTACATCGGCTCCAAGAGCATCGAGAGAGCGAAGTCGCTCGTGCCCGGGCCGGCTTCGCGCAGCTCTCTCCAGTCCCCGACCGGGTTGGTCTCGCCCTGGTGTCCGAGGCCGACATTGACGCCGATGATCCGGTTCGGCGACACCAGGGCCAGCTTCAACTTGGTCAGGCCCGCGAGGTCGAGCTGCTTCATCGCTCGGGCGATGAGCTGGAGCATCTCCTCGATCGCACGTTGGACCTCCTCGTCGCTGTCGCCCTCCATCAGGGAGAGCAGGAGCACGTAGAGAAACTCCGTGTCAGTAGTGCCCCGCATCTGCTTCAGGTACTTGTCCTCACAGTGCTCCAGCAGCTCCCGCTGGAGCAGCACCCAGTTCGGCAGGTCACCGTTCTGGGCGAGAGTCCATGGGGTCCCCTCGACGGAGAAGGGGTGGCAGTTCTCGTCGGCCAGCACGGTCCTCGAGTTGTAGGCGGCTGCTCGGACATGAGCGAGCATCGTGCTGGCCTGGAGGCTGGGGATGATGCGGTCGGCGTTGTCGTCGTAGAAGGCAGCCATCGGCCGGCGGTAGATGAAGGGCTTTTCCGGCTTGAGCAGGTGCTCGCTCCAGGCCCCGAACCCCCACCCTGCCAGCTGGAGCTCCGGGTGACGCTCCGGGTCGAGGGACTGGTTGATCAGGCTGTTCTCCGGCCTGAGCAGCAGGCTCTCCAGAGGTGTCTCCGGTCCGATGTAGGCGAGTACTCGGCACATACGCTTCCTTCGCTCACACGTCGGTGTCCGGCGATCACTGCGACCGCGAGCGCGCCAGCCTAACGGCCCGGCGGCGGCCCCGTCCGGCGTAGACGCTCACTCCGGGTCTCGGACCACGGCGGCGGATGGTCGGACGTCGGCTGTGCTCAGCTGCCTCCGAACGTCCCGGCGCCGTAGTTCCCGGCACTGCCGGTGGGCGGGTAGTCGTGCTTCTGGCAGCGTCGGCACCGGCGGAACCGGCCGGTCCCGTCCTCCGAGCTGACCTTCTCCCAGTCGTGCAGCGACAACAGGCAGCGCAGCGTCCTCATCGCGCCCTCCTCCGACCAGCACATGGTGCACGTCGGCGATGAACGGACAGGGAAATCCACGGTGCCCCGCGATCCCCACCGACCGGGGCTGCCTCTGACCCACCCCTCGGGGCGGCCGGTGCGCTGGGACGGCGGCATACCGTCGGACCCAGCGCCAGCACCGACCACCGAGGAGCACCTGTGAGCGACGACGAGCAGACCACCGGCCAGAGCACCGACCGGGCCACCATCGGTGTCATCGGGCTGGCGGTGATGGGCTCCAACCTCGCCCGCAACCTGGCCTCCCGCGAGGGCATCACGGTCGCGGTCCACAACCGCACCACCGCGAAGACCGACGCCCTGGTCGAGGAGCACCCCGAGGCGGGCTTCGTGGCCGCCGAGACCCTCGACGACTTCGTCGCCTCCCTGGCCACGCCCCGTACGGCGATCATCATGGTGCAGGCGGGCGCCGGCACCGACGCCGTCATCGAGCAGCTCGCGGAGCGCTTCGAGGAGGGCGACATCATCGTCGACGGCGGCAACGCCGACTTCCACGACACGATCCGCCGCGAGGAGGAGCTGCGCGAGCGCGGCATCCACTTCGTGGGCTGCGGCATCTCCGGCGGCGAGGAGGGCGCGCTCAACGGCCCCTCCCTGATGCCCGGTGGGTCGAAGGAGGCCTGGGAGGCCATCGCGCCCGCGCTGCGCTCGATCGCCGCCGTGGCGCAGGACGAGCCCTGCGTCACCCACGTCGGCAGCGACGGCGCCGGCCACTTCGTGAAGATGGTCCACAACGGCATCGAGTACGCCGACATGCAGCTGATCGCCGAGTCCTACGACCTGCTGCGCCGCATCGGCGGGCACGACCCCGCCTCGCTCGCCGACGTGTACGCCGAGTGGAACGAGGGCGACCTCGAGTCCTACCTGATCGAGATCACCGCCGAGGTGCTGCGCCAGGCGGACGCCGAGACCGGCGAGCCGTTGGTCGACGCGATCCTCGACCAGGCCGGCTCCAAGGGCACCGGTGTCTGGACGGTGCAGAACGCCACCGGTCTCGGCGTGCCGACCACCGCGATCGGTGAGGCCGTCTTCGCGCGGGCCCTGTCGTCGTCCGCCGAGCACCGCGACGCGGTCCGCCAGACCTTCACCGACCGCCCCGACCTCCCGGAGGCACCCGAGGGGTTCGAGGACGACGTCCGCTCGGCGCTCTACACCTCCAAGGTGGTCGCCTACGCCCAGGGCTTCGACCTGATCAGGGCCGGGGCCGAGGAGCACGGCTGGGACATCGACCTCGGCGCGGTCGCCCGCATCTGGCGCGGCGGGTGCATCATCCGGGCCCGGTTCCTCGACCGGATCGCCGAGGCCTACGACGACGACCCGTCGCTGGTCACCCTGCTCGCCCACCCCTACTTCGCCGACGCCGTGCGCGACGGCGAGGCCGCCTGGCGCCGCGTCGTCGCGCTCGCCGTCACCGCAGGCGTCCCCGTGCCCGCGTTCGGCTCCGCGCTGGCGTCGTACGACGCGCTGGCCTCCGAGCGGCTGCCCGCGGC
The Nocardioides marinisabuli genome window above contains:
- a CDS encoding class II glutamine amidotransferase; the protein is MCRVLAYIGPETPLESLLLRPENSLINQSLDPERHPELQLAGWGFGAWSEHLLKPEKPFIYRRPMAAFYDDNADRIIPSLQASTMLAHVRAAAYNSRTVLADENCHPFSVEGTPWTLAQNGDLPNWVLLQRELLEHCEDKYLKQMRGTTDTEFLYVLLLSLMEGDSDEEVQRAIEEMLQLIARAMKQLDLAGLTKLKLALVSPNRIIGVNVGLGHQGETNPVGDWRELREAGPGTSDFALSMLLEPMYLQLGRNFQHDETSYDFEVRSEEEATAAIFASEPLTDSDDGWSHLEFGEIVFLENRGERVTKTVRTLKV
- the gndA gene encoding NADP-dependent phosphogluconate dehydrogenase codes for the protein MGSNLARNLASREGITVAVHNRTTAKTDALVEEHPEAGFVAAETLDDFVASLATPRTAIIMVQAGAGTDAVIEQLAERFEEGDIIVDGGNADFHDTIRREEELRERGIHFVGCGISGGEEGALNGPSLMPGGSKEAWEAIAPALRSIAAVAQDEPCVTHVGSDGAGHFVKMVHNGIEYADMQLIAESYDLLRRIGGHDPASLADVYAEWNEGDLESYLIEITAEVLRQADAETGEPLVDAILDQAGSKGTGVWTVQNATGLGVPTTAIGEAVFARALSSSAEHRDAVRQTFTDRPDLPEAPEGFEDDVRSALYTSKVVAYAQGFDLIRAGAEEHGWDIDLGAVARIWRGGCIIRARFLDRIAEAYDDDPSLVTLLAHPYFADAVRDGEAAWRRVVALAVTAGVPVPAFGSALASYDALASERLPAALIQAQRDFFGAHTYRRTDRDGVFHTLWSGDRSEVSAD